In Embleya scabrispora, the DNA window ACCACCGCGATCCGGCCCTCGGGCACACCGGCGACCTCGCGGATCACCTCGCTCATCCGGTTCGCGGTGCCCAGTTCGACGCCCTTCATCAGGCTGACCAGGATGGCGTCGTCGGACAGCAGCGGCGCCCACGCGGTGAGGTTGCCGCGCAGGGTCTGCGACGGCACCGCCAACACCACGAACTCCGCGCCCTCGGCGGCCTTGGCGGGATCGGTGGTGGCCTCGATCCCGACCGGCAGCGCGATGCCGGGGAGGTATTCCTCGTTCTCGTGCCGCGTGTTGATCGCGTCGGCCTGCTCCGGGCGCCGCCCCCACATCATCACGTCGCACCCCGCCTCGGCGAGCACGATCGAGAAGGCGGTCCCCCAGGACCCCATGCCGAATACCGCGCACCGCGTCATGCGCGACCGCCCCGGGTGCCGTCGGTGTCGCCGTCCGGGTCGCCGGCCGACGTGTCGTCGGCGACGTCGGCGGGCTCGACGCCCTCGGCCGGGCCCTTGCGGCCCGACCCCCGGCGCACGCCGGCGTTCGGCGGGGCCGGTTCGTCCCGCAGCTTGACCAGCAACTCGGTGATGGACTCCATGATCCGATCCGTCGCACCGCGCAGCACGTCGGCGGTCAACTCGCGCCCCCGGAACTCGTCCAGGTCGACCGGCGGGCCGGCCAGCACGTGCATCGTCTTGCGCGGCAACAACCGGGGTCGTTTCGTGTACGGCGGCAACAACTCGTGCGCCCCCCACTGCGCGACCGGGATCACCGGCGCACCGGTGGTCAGCGCGATCCGGGCCGCGCCGGTCTTGCCGAGCATCGGCCACAACGTCTTGTCCCGGGTGATGGTGCCCTCCGGGTAGACCGCGACGCACTCGCCCTTCTCGACCGCCTCCACGGCCGCGCGGAACGCGAGCGCGGCGTCGGCGGAGTCCCGGTACACCGGGATCTGCCCGGCGCCGGCCAGCACCCGCCCGACGAACGGGATCTTGAACAGGCCGGATTTGGCCAGGAAGCGCGGCACTCGGCCGGTGTCGTACTGGAAATGCGCGTAGGTCAGCGGGTCGACATAGGAGATGTGGTTCACCGCCGTGACGAACCCGCCCGACGTCGGGATGTTCTCGGTGCCCCGCCAGTCGCGTTTGGTGAACAGCAACAGCAGGGGCTTGACCACCACGACCGCCAGGCGGTACCAGAAACCGATCCTTCGGCGGGCCACCGGCGTTCCTCCCGTTCATGTGGTTCAAATTCGTAAGTGTGTCGGCGCGGACGCACACCGCGATATTCCGCGGCCGTGTCGCTCCTCACACCATCGACGTTCCCCGCGTGCGGCGTGGAACATCGATGCTGGCGGAACATCGATGCTGTACGGGCGGACCCCATAGTTTCCCCTGGGCCTTCCGCATTGTCGAGAAACGTCCTCGTCGACCGATGAGGATATGGGCTTACGGTACGGATGCGAGGATCTTGCCGATGTCCCCCGCCACGGGTTCCACCGCCCCGCGCCGCGCCGCGGGCTCCGGCGACCGCGTCCGATCCGCCCCGCCCCGCTGGCGGCTCGTGGTGCCGGTGAAGCCGCTGTCGATCGCCAAGAGCCGCCTCGCCGGCACGATCGGGCCCGGCCATCGGCCCGAACTCGCCCTCGCCTTCGCGCTCGACACCGTCCGCACCGCGCTGACCTGCGACCGGGTGCACGGGGTGCTCGTGGTCACCGACGACGCGCGGGTCGCCGCGGCGATCCGGGCGCTGGGCGCCGATGTCGTGGCCGATGTCGGCGCCGGGCTGAACGCCGCGCTCGCCCACGGTGCCCGGATCGCCGGCGCGGCCCGACCGCACACCGGCGTCGCGGCCCTGTCCGCCGACCTCCCGGCGTTGCGGGCCGAGGAGTTGGATCGGGTACTGGCCGCCGCGACCGGTGTGCGGCGGGCCTTCCTGGCGGACGCGGCGGGGGTGGGCACCACGTTGCTCGCGGCCGCGTCCGGGGTGGCGTTGGCACCGGGCTTCGGCGGCCCCTCGCGGGCCCGTCACCTGGCCTCGGGTGCGGTCGAACTCACGCCCTACGACGTGGATTCGGTGCGCCGGGACGTGGACACCGGCGAGGATCTGCGGGCCGCGATCGGGCTCGGGGTCGGCGCGGCCACCGCCGCGGTACTCCCGTCCGTGCCGTTTCTGCCGCGCGCGGCCGCCTCCTGACGCCGCGTCGGTTCCGCGGCGGGTCCAACGGCGGTGACAATGGGGGCATGCAGGGCACCGTGTACACCTTCGAGACCGACTCGCGTGAGGGCGTCGTGCTGCTCGACGACGGCTCTCCCGTGCCCTTCGACGCGGCGGCGTTCGACGCCGGCGGGATGCGCTTCCTGCGCCCCGGCCAGCGGGTTCGGATGACCCTGGACCCGGCGGGCGGGCGGGTGGTGCTGGTGACGCTGCACACACTGCCGGATCCGCTGCGCTGACCCCGCCGGCCGCGACCGGCGCCGACGGGCCGGGTCACGGTCGAACATACGGCGACGGGCCGGAACCCCGAGGTGGGGGTTCCGGCCCGTCGCCGGCGTACGTCTACCGCCGGCTCACCACGTCCGTCGCGTCAGGCCTTCTTGGCCGCGCGCTTGGTCGCGGGCTTCTTGGCCGCGGGCGCCTTGGCGGCGGCGGGCTTGGCCGCGGCCGGCTTGGCGGTCGCGGCCTTCGGCGCGGCCTTGGTCGCCTTCGCCTTGGTCGTCGGAGCCTTGGCCGCGGCCGGGGTGCTCTTGACGGCCTTGGTGGTGGTGGCCTTGGTGGTGGTCGCGGCCTTGGCGGTGACCTTCTTCGCCGCGGCCGGCTTGGTCGCCGCCTTGGTCGCCGCCTTGGTCGCCGGCGCCTTGGTCGCCTTCTTGGCGGCGGGCTTCGCGGTCGCCGGAGTCTTGGCCGCGGCCGCGGTCTTGCGCGTCGTGGCGGCCGGGGTCTTGACCGCGGCGGCGCGCGAGGTCGCCGGCTTCGCCGACGCCTTGGTCGTCGCGGTGGTCTTGCGGGTGGTCGCCTTCGCGGCGGGCGCCGCGGCGTCCGTCGCGACCACGCGCGGAGTCGGGCTGCTCTTGGCGGCCGCGCTCTTCACGTTGGGCTTCGGGAGCTTCTTCGTCCCGCTGGTGTAGTCCTTGAAGCCCTGGCCCGCGCGGAAGCGCGGCACCGAGGTCTTCTTGACGCGCACCCGCTCACCGGTCTGCGGGTTGCGGGCGTATCGAGCCGGACGGTCCACCTTCTCGAACGAGCCGAAGCCCGTGATGGACACCCGGTCTCCCGCCGTCACCGCACGAACGATGGTGTCGAGGACGGCATCGACTGCCTCTGCGGCGGCCTTGCGGCCACCCAGTCGGTCAGCGACCGCCTCGACGAGCTGCGCCTTGTTCACGTCTTCCCCTTCGGAAACCGATGCCGGGACAGTTCAGCCGGCATTGGGCACGCTAAGCATCCAAAAGTGCCGAAGCAATTACCGAACGGGCGAATCACCCTTGTGTCGCAACGGATTCAGGCTTCGGCGGTGTCCCGCGAACTCGCGGGCCCCGCGTCCAACTCGTCCATCAACTTGGTCAGTCGCCGGTCGGCGTCCGCCAAATCGTGCTTTGCCGCGTCGGTGATGACCAACAAGCGGCGGATTAGCGCCACTTTCGCCTCGTTCGGTAGTCGGAGCCTACGCACCCGGGCGTGGGCGACCTTCAACCGGGTGGCCAGTTCGGCGAAGAGTTCCACTTCTTCGAACTCGTTCACGTGTCGGCCTTGGTGCTCCACACCGCAATTGTGACAGCTCATCCGCCTATGGGCACAACGGGGCGGCCATTGGGGCGAACCCCGAACACGCGAACGGCGGGACGCGATCGCGTCCCGCCGTTCATTTTCGGCCGATCGGCCTATTGTGCAAGGGAGTTCGTGATCAGCCCACCGGCTGGGTGCGCGGCAGCCAACCGGGCCGGCCCGCCTCGAACGAGGTGATGTCCTCTTCGTGACGCAGGGTCAGACCGATGTCGTCCAGTCCCTCCAGGAGACGCCAGCGGGTGTAGTCGTCGATCTCGAAGTCGGCGACGATCTCGCCCGCGCGCACCTGACGACCCACCAGATCGACGGTGATCTCGGCGGTCGGGTCCGCCTCGGTCAGCGCCCACAGGCGTTCGACGGTCTCCTGCGGCAGCACCACGGTCAGCAGCCCGCCCTTTTGCGAGTTGCCGCGGAAGATGTCCGCGAAGCGCGCCGAGATCACCGCCTTGAACCCGTAGTTCTGCAGCGCCCATACGGCGTGCTCCCGGGAGGACCCGGTGCCGAAGTCGGGACCGGCCACCAGGACCGTGGCACCGGCGCGCTCGGGCCGGTTCAGCACGAACTCCGGGTTCTTGCGCCAGGCTTCGAACAGACCGTCCTCGAACCCGTCGCGGGTGACCTTCTTGAGCCAGTGCGCGGGGATGATCTGGTCGGTGTCCACGTTGCTCTCGCGCAGCGGGACGGCCGTTCCGGTGTGGGTGGTGAAGGCTTCCATGGCTCAGACTCCTGCGGTGCTCAGGTCGGCGGGGGCGGCCAGGTGGCCCAGCACGGCGGTCGCGGCCGCGACCTGCGGCGAGACCAGGTGGGTACGGCCGCCCTTGCCCTGCCGTCCCTCGAAGTTGCGGTTGGACGTGGACGCGCTGCGCTCGCCGGGGGCGAGTTGGTCGGGGTTCATGCCCAGGCACATCGAGCAGCCCGCGTAGCGCCATTCGGCGCCGAACTCGGTGAACACCTTGTCCAGGCCCTCGGAAACGGCCTGGAGCGAGACCCGCACC includes these proteins:
- a CDS encoding lysophospholipid acyltransferase family protein, whose product is MARRRIGFWYRLAVVVVKPLLLLFTKRDWRGTENIPTSGGFVTAVNHISYVDPLTYAHFQYDTGRVPRFLAKSGLFKIPFVGRVLAGAGQIPVYRDSADAALAFRAAVEAVEKGECVAVYPEGTITRDKTLWPMLGKTGAARIALTTGAPVIPVAQWGAHELLPPYTKRPRLLPRKTMHVLAGPPVDLDEFRGRELTADVLRGATDRIMESITELLVKLRDEPAPPNAGVRRGSGRKGPAEGVEPADVADDTSAGDPDGDTDGTRGGRA
- the cofC gene encoding 2-phospho-L-lactate guanylyltransferase, with the protein product MSPATGSTAPRRAAGSGDRVRSAPPRWRLVVPVKPLSIAKSRLAGTIGPGHRPELALAFALDTVRTALTCDRVHGVLVVTDDARVAAAIRALGADVVADVGAGLNAALAHGARIAGAARPHTGVAALSADLPALRAEELDRVLAAATGVRRAFLADAAGVGTTLLAAASGVALAPGFGGPSRARHLASGAVELTPYDVDSVRRDVDTGEDLRAAIGLGVGAATAAVLPSVPFLPRAAAS
- a CDS encoding HU family DNA-binding protein, which encodes MNKAQLVEAVADRLGGRKAAAEAVDAVLDTIVRAVTAGDRVSITGFGSFEKVDRPARYARNPQTGERVRVKKTSVPRFRAGQGFKDYTSGTKKLPKPNVKSAAAKSSPTPRVVATDAAAPAAKATTRKTTATTKASAKPATSRAAAVKTPAATTRKTAAAAKTPATAKPAAKKATKAPATKAATKAATKPAAAKKVTAKAATTTKATTTKAVKSTPAAAKAPTTKAKATKAAPKAATAKPAAAKPAAAKAPAAKKPATKRAAKKA
- the leuD gene encoding 3-isopropylmalate dehydratase small subunit, producing MEAFTTHTGTAVPLRESNVDTDQIIPAHWLKKVTRDGFEDGLFEAWRKNPEFVLNRPERAGATVLVAGPDFGTGSSREHAVWALQNYGFKAVISARFADIFRGNSQKGGLLTVVLPQETVERLWALTEADPTAEITVDLVGRQVRAGEIVADFEIDDYTRWRLLEGLDDIGLTLRHEEDITSFEAGRPGWLPRTQPVG